From Candidatus Pedobacter colombiensis, one genomic window encodes:
- a CDS encoding site-specific integrase has protein sequence MKSTHTFSLSFFLRKDKAKNGKAPLFARITVDGAFTDISTKQRVDILTWNQGKQTLSGNGAEELMVREKMRLLINNLNNAYNDLRHENKAVNAELIKARVEGRDKDLCSLNFLMNYHNVELASLLEPGTLKNYFSTERYLQEFLVKKRKMKDIYLDSIDNKFITDFGIYMLNRVPDKGQKPCGNNTLMKHMERFKKVFGVALKNGWTMNQPFLHFERKIIHKDRDCLEIEELNRIRDVDGLKSSEIITRDLFVFSCLTGLAYCDLVSLAEKHLVKDSAGENWIEMIRQKNRNFTERKFHVLLLPEALEIIKRYKNHQFVKESGTIFPFVSNQLVNRHLKIIAKAANINKVITFHWARHTFATTVTLENGVPMESVSHMLGHASIRTTQIYSKVKRKKVLNDMTELRNKISVHLLKVL, from the coding sequence ATGAAAAGTACCCACACATTCAGTCTTTCTTTTTTCTTAAGAAAGGACAAAGCTAAAAATGGAAAGGCCCCACTATTCGCAAGAATTACCGTGGATGGTGCATTTACAGATATTTCAACTAAACAAAGGGTGGATATCTTAACTTGGAATCAGGGCAAACAAACTCTTTCAGGTAATGGAGCGGAGGAATTAATGGTGAGAGAAAAGATGCGTCTTCTAATTAACAATCTCAACAACGCTTACAATGATCTTAGGCATGAAAATAAAGCCGTGAATGCTGAATTGATAAAAGCAAGAGTAGAGGGGAGAGATAAAGATCTCTGTTCTTTAAATTTTTTGATGAACTATCATAATGTCGAGCTTGCCAGTTTGTTAGAACCGGGTACACTAAAAAATTATTTTTCTACTGAACGTTATTTACAGGAGTTCTTGGTAAAGAAACGAAAAATGAAAGATATATATCTGGACAGCATCGATAATAAGTTTATTACAGATTTTGGTATATATATGCTTAATCGTGTGCCAGATAAGGGGCAGAAACCGTGTGGAAACAATACACTTATGAAGCACATGGAACGCTTTAAGAAAGTATTTGGAGTTGCTTTGAAAAACGGTTGGACAATGAACCAGCCATTCCTTCATTTTGAACGGAAAATAATACATAAAGATCGTGATTGCCTCGAAATAGAAGAATTAAATCGCATCAGAGACGTTGATGGCTTAAAGAGTAGTGAGATAATCACTCGTGATCTTTTTGTCTTTTCTTGTTTAACTGGATTGGCTTACTGTGATTTGGTGAGTTTGGCTGAAAAGCATCTGGTTAAAGATAGTGCAGGGGAAAATTGGATTGAAATGATCAGACAGAAAAATAGAAACTTTACTGAGCGTAAATTTCATGTGTTATTATTACCCGAAGCTCTGGAGATTATTAAAAGATATAAAAACCACCAGTTTGTAAAAGAAAGTGGAACAATTTTTCCCTTCGTTTCTAATCAACTGGTAAATCGCCATCTTAAAATTATTGCAAAGGCAGCAAATATTAATAAAGTAATTACATTTCATTGGGCAAGGCATACTTTTGCTACCACAGTGACGCTTGAGAATGGGGTTCCAATGGAAAGTGTTTCGCACATGCTTGGTCATGCAAGTATCCGTACAACACAGATATATTCGAAAGTTAAAAGGAAAAAGGTGTTAAATGATATGACGGAACTAAGAAATAAGATTTCAGTACACCTATTAAAAGTGCTTTAA
- a CDS encoding DUF2971 domain-containing protein, which yields MMSENYEKAFGLKEQNLPSSFFKYRGLSELSLDNLTQNYIWCAEINTLNDPFECSLQFDNDECLRHYFSDEKFHEFFKQKFKLELTKSEIKELTQSKTPYKTYIETCCKKKIVLSLTPEQQLKKIQERWEQIREESNQYIKICSFSEINDSLLLWSHYADQHKGICVEYDLVNEDKIRPFLQPIVYSEKIFKIGLLEELDIIRKIGSTLIKSKDWEYEAEWRYTYFRQGPEFLNKIPIGNPIAVYLGTRFDLNSTELKDQLFHYLENRKIPFFHMKRHPLEYRLIK from the coding sequence ATGATGTCTGAAAACTATGAAAAGGCATTTGGTTTAAAGGAACAAAATCTTCCTTCTTCTTTTTTTAAGTATCGGGGTCTTAGCGAGCTTAGCTTGGACAATCTCACGCAAAACTATATCTGGTGTGCTGAGATTAATACACTTAATGATCCTTTTGAGTGTTCACTTCAATTTGACAATGACGAATGTTTGCGCCATTATTTTTCAGATGAAAAGTTTCATGAATTTTTTAAGCAAAAATTTAAGCTGGAACTTACAAAAAGTGAAATAAAAGAACTTACCCAAAGTAAAACACCTTACAAGACTTATATAGAAACCTGCTGTAAAAAAAAGATTGTTTTGTCATTGACACCAGAGCAGCAACTGAAGAAAATACAAGAGCGTTGGGAACAAATACGGGAAGAATCAAACCAGTATATCAAGATTTGTAGTTTCAGCGAAATCAATGATTCTTTGTTGCTTTGGAGTCATTATGCCGATCAACACAAAGGGATTTGCGTTGAATACGATTTAGTCAATGAAGATAAAATACGACCTTTCCTTCAGCCCATCGTCTATAGCGAAAAAATATTTAAGATTGGCTTACTAGAAGAACTTGATATAATTCGTAAAATTGGCTCTACACTCATAAAATCAAAGGATTGGGAATATGAAGCAGAATGGAGATATACCTACTTTAGACAAGGTCCGGAGTTTCTGAATAAAATCCCTATTGGAAACCCGATAGCAGTTTACCTAGGTACTAGATTTGATCTAAACAGCACCGAGCTTAAGGACCAATTATTTCATTATCTAGAAAATCGAAAAATTCCGTTTTTCCATATGAAAAGGCATCCATTAGAATACAGACTGATAAAGTGA